CCGAACGCGGCCAGCCGGTGCTCAACGACATCTATATCCGGGCCGGCCGGCGCCTCACCCCGGGACGGCCGGACGAAGTACTGATCGGCGAGGCCATGGCGCTGGCCCACGGATTCGGCCCGGGCGACCGCATCAAGGCCCTGCTCAACGGCCGCAAACGCGAGTTGGTGATTGTCGGCGTGGCGCTGTCGCCGGAACACGTCTACGCCATCGCGCCCGGCGGCTTCGTGCCCGACGACCTCCACTTCGGCGTGTTCTGGATGAGCCGCCCGGCCATGGCGGCGGCATTCGACCTGGACGGCGCCTTCAGCGAAGCCACGTTCACGCTATTGCGCGGCGCCTCGGAGCCGGCCGTGATCGCCGAAGTGGACCGCCTGCTGGAGCCCTACGGCGGCAGTGGCGCCTTTGGCCGCAAGGACCAGGTTTCCGACGCCTACTTGGAAGGCGAGATGAAGCAGCTGGCCACCATGGCCACCCTGCTGCCGCCCATATTCCTGGGCGTCGCCGCCTTTCTCCTCAACATCGTGGCCTCGCGCCTGGTGGCCACCGAACGTGAGCAGATCGGCCTTATGAAAGCCTTCGGCTATGCCAATTGGGAGGTGGGTTGGCACTACCTCAAGTTGATGCTGCTGGTGGCACTGATTGGCATCGCCGCCGGATTCGTTGCCGGCGACTGGCTGGGCCGCGGCCTGGCGGCGATCTACACCGATTTCTTCCGCTTTCCCTTTCTGCATTACCGCACCGGTCCCGCCGTATTCGCCGTCGCGGCGCTGATCAGTCTGGGCGCCACGGTGTTGGGCACCCTGGGAGCCGTGCGCCGGGCCGTGGCGCTGCCGCCGGCCGAGGCCATGCAACCGGCACCGCCGCCAACCTACCGCCGTTCGACCCTCGAGAACCTGGGACTGGCGCACTTCGCCGATCAACCGACACGCATGATCATCCGCCATTTGACGCGCTGGCCAATACGCTCGGGCCTCACCAGCCTGGGCATCGCCATGGCCGCGGCGGTCATGGTCAGCACGCTGTTTTTCCTCGATTCCATCGAGCAGATGATCGACGTCAATTTCTTTCTGGCCCAGCGCCAGGACCTTTCCGTCACCTTTGTCGAGCCGCGCCAACGCCGGGCGCTGCACGAGATCTCACGGCTCAGCGGCGTTCAGCGAAGCGAACCCTTCCGCGTCA
The sequence above is a segment of the Alphaproteobacteria bacterium genome. Coding sequences within it:
- a CDS encoding FtsX-like permease family protein; translated protein: MGALNRKLWRDLWRIKGQGLAIALVIGCGVAALVMALGMLYSLQETRAAYYERYRFAEIFAPVKRAPQSLLPRLSAIPGIKRAETRIVRHVILDIAGMSEPATGRLVSLPERGQPVLNDIYIRAGRRLTPGRPDEVLIGEAMALAHGFGPGDRIKALLNGRKRELVIVGVALSPEHVYAIAPGGFVPDDLHFGVFWMSRPAMAAAFDLDGAFSEATFTLLRGASEPAVIAEVDRLLEPYGGSGAFGRKDQVSDAYLEGEMKQLATMATLLPPIFLGVAAFLLNIVASRLVATEREQIGLMKAFGYANWEVGWHYLKLMLLVALIGIAAGFVAGDWLGRGLAAIYTDFFRFPFLHYRTGPAVFAVAALISLGATVLGTLGAVRRAVALPPAEAMQPAPPPTYRRSTLENLGLAHFADQPTRMIIRHLTRWPIRSGLTSLGIAMAAAVMVSTLFFLDSIEQMIDVNFFLAQRQDLSVTFVEPRQRRALHEISRLSGVQRSEPFRVIPARLRNGPLNRRQAIVGIEPDSDLHRLIDRTLRPVAIPERGIVVARKLAELMDVGLGDSLAVEVLEGQRPHRQVRVAAIIEEYIGLSAYMDLGALNSLMQEGAAVSGVFLMIDREREGPLYRALKATPVVAAVSSQNSTLESFRKTMAENLVIMIWFYSMFAGLIAFGVVYNSARISLSERGRELASLRVMGFTRFEVSYILLGELAVLTVLALPLGCAIGYGLAALMVKSFDTELYRLPLVIWPSTYGYAMLVVVVAALVSDLLVRRRIDNLDLVSVLKTRE